In a genomic window of Occallatibacter riparius:
- the pcaG gene encoding protocatechuate 3,4-dioxygenase subunit alpha: protein MSAEPQLIPASSQTVGPYFRIGLEYMTDPTEAAEKDTITIRGRVLDRDRAPVADAMLEFWNPSATFAEPTAIPTGFARAATDDDGNFCVRMAKPAQITANDGLMQAPHMLVLVFARGLLRHLISRVYFDGESSNSTDAVLSTIPADRRHTLVAHRDGQNSFCWNVVLQGKDETVFFAW from the coding sequence ATGAGCGCGGAACCACAGTTGATTCCCGCCAGCTCGCAGACAGTTGGTCCGTACTTCCGGATCGGCCTCGAATACATGACCGATCCAACTGAAGCGGCCGAGAAGGACACAATCACGATCCGCGGCCGGGTGCTGGATCGCGATCGCGCCCCAGTGGCCGACGCCATGCTCGAATTCTGGAATCCCTCGGCCACGTTTGCCGAACCGACTGCGATCCCAACGGGCTTTGCAAGAGCCGCAACCGATGACGACGGCAACTTCTGCGTGCGCATGGCGAAGCCTGCTCAGATCACAGCGAATGATGGATTGATGCAGGCGCCGCACATGCTCGTGCTCGTCTTTGCGCGAGGCCTTTTGCGGCACCTCATCTCCCGTGTCTATTTCGACGGCGAATCAAGCAACAGCACTGACGCCGTTTTGAGCACGATCCCTGCCGATCGACGCCACACCCTCGTTGCCCACCGCGATGGCCAGAATTCCTTTTGCTGGAACGTCGTCCTTCAAGGTAAAGATGAAACAGTATTCTTCGCCTGGTGA